From Haloarcula sp. CBA1127, a single genomic window includes:
- a CDS encoding type II secretion system F family protein, with product MTTEGGGTLGLLDRGLYALFAHHAEDGRHASTRDRYRAAYPSAGFGVYVARVYGLSWLALVVGVVGTATAAMLVPPETFNSFVAVLQQSLPVINRLALPEVPRLLVATVLGTIAGLTLKRGVFVAGNRYLSWIASARRADIAATLPGAVRYLRVLASGTHDRREMLRAVAEQDAYGETAVAFRRALNQGILTGSLDTGIERVASETPSRDLLAPFLLKFREHANQSAEALEGYLEMEGRLLSHEQSRQHERATGYLELLAELFVVLLVLPALVVLIVTVMGILAPGLSDPVATPLGETTVRAIVVYGSAAFVMATGLLAAFVVATLRPRNTAAPSYSLPDSPVAILATIPSNPASALLACVPLGAVIAAGLWSLGYRPVNVALLSYATVGVPVGVVTVRRARADDAKDREIQDFVHAVAGHVALGRPFPEAVRRVADDVELGALASDVQSLAFTLSLGDSPGDAAADRRAAALDQFVDRVGTPMAEQTIGLVVGALDTGSDAEDVFETLQTEIGQLYHLRKSIRSALLVYVAVGWTTALLVIGITVAVNIYVLDSFAQLSAVSGGANIAFDPTAIKPAREQHRFYVVTQATMLACGWFAGTASRGVYEALLHSSGLVFIAYVVFAGAGLI from the coding sequence GTGACGACTGAGGGCGGTGGGACGCTCGGCTTGCTTGACCGGGGTCTGTACGCCCTGTTCGCCCACCACGCCGAGGACGGCCGCCACGCAAGCACGCGCGACCGCTACCGGGCCGCCTATCCAAGTGCCGGCTTCGGCGTCTACGTTGCCAGGGTGTACGGGCTCTCGTGGCTGGCACTCGTTGTGGGCGTTGTCGGAACCGCCACGGCAGCGATGCTCGTGCCGCCGGAGACGTTCAACTCGTTCGTCGCGGTGCTCCAGCAGAGCCTTCCCGTGATTAACCGACTGGCGCTACCGGAAGTCCCTCGACTTCTCGTGGCCACTGTCCTCGGAACCATCGCTGGACTCACGCTCAAACGGGGCGTGTTCGTCGCCGGGAACCGGTATCTCTCGTGGATCGCCAGCGCGCGGCGCGCGGACATCGCAGCCACGCTTCCCGGCGCAGTCCGATACCTCAGAGTCCTCGCCTCCGGAACGCACGACCGGCGCGAGATGCTCCGCGCCGTTGCCGAACAGGACGCCTACGGCGAGACGGCAGTCGCCTTCCGGCGCGCGCTCAATCAGGGCATTCTCACCGGCAGTCTCGACACCGGTATTGAGCGGGTCGCCAGCGAGACGCCTTCACGAGACCTGCTTGCGCCGTTTCTGTTGAAGTTCCGCGAACACGCGAACCAGAGCGCCGAGGCGCTGGAGGGATATCTGGAGATGGAGGGCCGCTTGCTGTCACACGAGCAGAGCCGACAGCACGAACGGGCGACCGGCTATCTCGAATTGCTCGCGGAACTGTTCGTCGTGTTGCTGGTCCTGCCCGCGCTCGTGGTACTCATCGTCACCGTGATGGGCATTCTCGCGCCCGGCCTCTCCGACCCGGTCGCGACGCCGCTGGGCGAGACGACCGTCCGCGCCATCGTCGTCTACGGGAGTGCGGCGTTCGTGATGGCCACCGGCCTGCTGGCAGCCTTCGTCGTTGCTACGCTTCGCCCACGGAACACGGCCGCCCCGAGCTACAGCCTGCCGGACAGCCCCGTCGCGATACTCGCGACGATTCCGTCGAACCCTGCAAGCGCACTCCTCGCCTGCGTACCGCTTGGAGCCGTCATCGCGGCAGGCCTCTGGTCACTTGGCTACCGGCCGGTCAACGTCGCGCTCCTCTCGTATGCCACCGTCGGCGTCCCTGTCGGTGTGGTAACGGTCCGCCGGGCCAGAGCGGACGACGCGAAGGACCGAGAGATTCAGGACTTCGTTCACGCTGTCGCCGGCCACGTCGCGCTGGGCCGCCCGTTTCCCGAAGCGGTCCGACGTGTCGCAGACGATGTAGAACTCGGTGCGCTCGCTAGCGACGTCCAGTCGCTCGCGTTCACGCTCTCGCTCGGTGACAGCCCCGGCGACGCTGCGGCCGACAGGCGGGCCGCGGCACTGGACCAGTTCGTTGACCGCGTCGGTACGCCGATGGCCGAACAGACCATCGGGCTGGTCGTCGGTGCGCTGGATACGGGGAGTGATGCGGAGGACGTGTTCGAAACGCTCCAGACAGAGATAGGGCAACTCTACCACCTGCGCAAATCCATCCGCTCAGCCCTGCTCGTCTACGTTGCCGTCGGGTGGACGACGGCGCTCCTCGTCATCGGCATCACCGTCGCCGTCAACATATACGTCCTTGATAGCTTCGCGCAACTATCCGCCGTCTCGGGCGGCGCGAACATTGCCTTCGACCCGACTGCGATCAAGCCGGCCCGGGAGCAACACCGGTTCTACGTCGTCACGCAGGCGACGATGCTGGCCTGTGGCTGGTTCGCCGGCACGGCGAGTCGCGGCGTCTACGAAGCGCTGTTGCACTCCTCGGGGCTGGTATTCATCGCCTACGTCGTCTTCGCGGGGGCTGGTCTGATTTGA